A segment of the Juglans regia cultivar Chandler chromosome 15, Walnut 2.0, whole genome shotgun sequence genome:
GTGTGGTAGAATGCCTGTCAGTATGTTATGTAAAAGGGTAGTTTACAACATAGTCGTTTACTCGTTATAGCTTAACTTTCCAATAATTTAGGCATTCAAAATATTAGTTGCTCGGGGGCAATTAATGCCTCCTTTGAGTTTCTTCATTTCTCTCCCCATGTCCATAACCTCGTCATGTAGCAGTTCAGGTCTCCAAATTTCCAAATCTTGTCCTGGGAATTTCATTCTGCACCTACTGTGAATTTAGTAAAGCTTGTAGCTTGAATTATTTCTGGTGcttttaaaaacattttgtaCTTGTTCCTCAACAATTCATTCATTGCATAATTTCTGAGTATTTTGGATTGAAGCAGGTAGAGGAACACAGCCTTCAAACAAATCTCATACAATTGGAACAAGATTTGGACAAGGGTAAGCAGCCAATCTTGGCAATCAAGACACCCCCATGACCCTGACCAACTGCTAAGCTAACAACAACTTACCGGTTCGTCACTTCAGCAGATTCAAGTCACCATCTGCTCGGTTCAActtgaatgtaaattattttttattttttcctttcctaaATTTTTGGTGAGAAATCTattatgttttttctcattttttttttcctattttctcaACAAAAGAGTTACTGGCACGATCCTTCCACTTGTAATGTTTGTATaatgaaaatgaagagaaaatgcagaggaagtgaaaaaaaaaatatggaaatttACAGTAGAAGTAAAGTTGAAAGGGGTGAAAATAGAGCAGAAAGTGTTACATAGTTCAAATTTTGATAAGCAAGCACAATGGATTTGCACTTGCACATCTCAGTAAGATGAACTCATGTGAAACATATGAGTAACACACTCTTCGTCTTGAATATTATCATTCTCAGTGATACTTGCTGGCTGCATACAATGAAAACTATGTAAAATATGGCAAATCAGTTTATATGACTGGGACGACATCCTTGTTCGGGCTGGAAAATAGAACTGAGGCATTGAAATGTATAGAGAAAGTGCCCACTTGAGCCAGGTCCCAGTGCATTTCTAGATGCTTACATGATTCTCAAAGACACAAACCTACCCTGTGTGGCTTCCGACAAACAACTATATGAATTGGACCCAGAAAATGTTGGATGCATTTCGAAACACTAGTAGTCGAGAAAAGAACTTTGGCAGACTCCTGGGTGCACTCTAATTGAGGTCGGTGAGACAGCACGTGTTTACATCTGGCGATCGGTTCCATGCTCAAGCAACTAGGGATGTAAGACTATCAGTTCCGACCGGAAAAACCGATTAGATCAAATGGTTCGATCCGGATTGAATCGGAacgaatgtgtatatatatataatatatattattttatatagtagttgtataagttaaaatgtaattttcatcaaatggatcactattgatcatatatataatgaaattatttaatattcattaactatatataaaatgttaaaaagatcatttaattttaattttattaatttagttaattttttgtattaatttttctgttaaaaaaagaaaagaggaaaacaaaatGTTCATGGATCGACTGAACCAATAGCTAATGGTCCGTTCCAATACCGAAATTTTCGGTCCGTAACCCccccgactggaccggaccaaaccaaTCACGCACCTACTGACTGGAATGATGAGAGAGGCTGGATTTAAGTCACCGTCACTACTATGCATGACAAgcaggaggaagaggagggtaACAGCCAAGGTGCACAGTGAGAAGTTGGCCATTGTATTTGTTTTCATCTCTACTGAACCTAGAACTTAAATCAGAATCACTAGGAACGTCCGAGTTTAGATTGCCATAACGCGACTAAATTTATATCTAAGATTATATAGAGAGAGAATTATTGTGTTTAGAGATGCTAACAGATTCTATCATTTCAAGGATGGCATCTGTTCTTGTTAAGACTCTGGTGAAAAGATTGTTTTCTACACTTGGCAAGGTAATGTGGATGGAACAAGCATCTAGCTTTCCCAAGTTGTCAGTCTTTGGTAATTGGAGAGTACAATGTATCAGTTTGTTGTAGGGTGCAAGTGTATTCTCCCCAAGCTTTGTTGCTGTATTTACTTAAGTTTTCTTGCATCTGTACTTGTATTAGCTTCCATGAGCTAAATCCCAGGAtgagaatataataaacaaGGAAAAACTCAAGTTTCTGATGCATGAACTGTGAATTAATTTCaatgtttttgaaaaagtatatagTAAGCAACATTTTCTTTGCTTCACTTACAAAACTGGGTACCTAATATTTTTACAGCACATAAAATTTCACTCGTTCTTTATTCAATCTTCTGCAACCCTTTGTAGGTTCATACACCATACTCATAAAAACCAGATTTTTGTCACACATCTTCTAGAAATGTGAAGATTTTAGCAATTAATTCCACATTGCTTGGTGTCAGGTCCCTTGGTTTTCATCACAAATGGATCAATGCGGACCCATAGCAAGGAGAAGATGGAAGCCAAAAGGATTGACCATATGACAACAATGGTCGGTGTCCGGTTCTGCCGCCCCATCAGACCTTTAAGGAATGGGTAGAGATGGACAATCACccagaaggaaaagaagagctTGCCAAATAGAGGTCCCCACGATTGGTACCCATTGTTTATGGCGTCTGAGATACCAGCTACCACTCCAACAATGTTGATGATTAAGATAGTGGTTGGAGGGATTAGAAGTGTTGTCCATTTGAAGGCATATAATTCTCCAAAATCCTCATCATCTGTTGCCTTGGATGTGACAGTGAAGTTGGTGTCAATTCCAGCTAAAACCTTTAGGAGACCTTGCACAACAGCAAAGAGATGTGCTGACACACCACCAATGACCCAAAATTGTTCATTTCTCCACCATTCCTCAATGCTAACTCCGCTCCATCTCAGCTCGAGAATACCAGTAGCAAAGATCGACATGAACAAGGCAATGAAGAGGAGACTCGCAAGAGTGCTTATCTGGATTATGGAAAATTTAGGAATGATAACATGAGAATAATCTTATCGGCAGGCACAGCAAAAACACTTGGAACTTctgtaaactatatatatatattttccaattttCATATGATTAAGGAATTTATCCATTTATCTCAGTGTATCATGTTTGGGACTGTAAGTGCTTCTTAACTCATCTAAATAAATGGTTATAATTCATGCAATGTTATGTTCCTTTGTATGAGGTCAAGAACTTTATATTCATCTTGAGTCCAAAATCACATAATTATCATATTTCAATGTAAAGAATGGCAGTTATAATATTACCGGTGGCATGATGAACTTATCGGTGAGCAAGCAGATGGCTGGGAGGGTACAGTATGCAAGGAGGGGTAAGGAGGTGAAGGGATAAACAGTTGTGTTGGCATAGGCAAATCTCTCGAGCCACTTGAGCTTCCCTTCCTTGTAGCCATACCAGACAGGACAGTGGTGGCTGAAAAAGATCTCAATGGAACCAAGTGCCCACCGAAGCACCTGGTTGAGCCGATCTGACAAGTTGATTGGAGCTGTACCCTTAAATGCAGGTCTCTTTGGCATACAGTATATAGACCTCCAACCACGGCAATGCATCTTGAAACCTGTGAGGATATCCTCTGTGATAGATCCATAAATCCAGCCAAGCTGCACAATTCAAAAGTAGTGACAAAAACTGGTTATACACATTAGAAATTTTTTAAGGGAAATCTGGAGGCACATTGAATAGAGTTGTTAACAGTACCTCGAGACCCCATTCTGTTTTGTCTTCATAGCCACAACTGATTACATGAATGGCTTCTTTGAGCAGGGCTGCCGGACTTGAGGAAGGAGGCACACCACCCTGTTCCATTAAGGTTGAAGTCACAAAAATTGCTGACTGTCCAAATCTCTGTTCGAAATTCATCTGGGACATGAGCAGCTCCTTGTCATCATCCATTCCTACTCAAACATGAAAGTATGTGTAGATAAAATATATGGTAGGGAGCAATATTGCATACAAAAGATATAATTAAACAAGACAAAGATCTCCAATAACCTTGTAGACTTGGTTCCTCTATATTTGCCCCGTCCTTGGCATATTTTTGCTTCTTGCGGCGTCCAAAACATGGGCAGCAGTCACAGCTTACCATCTTTGGGCGCTTAGGACCTTTTGGAGGGTCATAGCCATATAGAGCTTGCCTTCTGAAAACGCATCCTGTGCCCACATATACAGGACCTTGAAGTCCATCGAGACCTTTCATGTTAATCTGCAAAAGAAAAGTGAGTTAAAGAACATTATTTCTACacttattaaaacaaaccagTAAACAAGAACCATTGCTTATGGTGAGATTCTAACACTGACTTACATCAAAGAAGACTGTGTTTCTGTTGGCATAACGATCATTCCTATCAATACCATCGAATCTTTGAGGGAATTGGACATAGCAAACTTTTTTTCCAATCTGGGTGTCCATCAAGAAACACATGGCCTCTCGAGCAGCTTTGCTGTTGTTAATATAGTGATCACAATCCAAGTTCAGCATGAAAGGAGCATTGGTAAGCACAGCAGAGACGCGAATCTGTAAATTAACAGAGTATTAAAAGAAGCATAAAAACAGAAGTTTATAAAGGTGAGGAAGTTTTAATTGAATAGAAAGCAGAGGGtgcttgaaagttgaaactctTACCAAAGCATTCATGGCACCGGCTTTCTTGTGGTGTGAAAAACCAGGCCTTTTCTCACGAGAAACATAGACAAGACGAGGAAGCTCATTTCCTTCAACATCAAGACCTCCACTCTGACCAAGAAAGACCTGAATCATACCAGGGTGATCCTTAGTATTGTTTCCTGGCCATGGTGTCCCATCTTGCATGATCCACCCTTCTGGAGGAATCTTTGTGGCTTTAGCCACAAGGGCATTTATCCTAACCTTGAATTCTTCATATTCTCTCTGTCAAGCACCACAAAACCAGAACATATTATGTAAAGTTGCTTATAGATACTTTATCAGGGAATGACATTAATGGAGGTGGTACAGACCTTCATAGCTCGACGCTCCTTGACAAATGTAGGCTGGACCTTGTCCTTGAGATAATCAATCTTCTCGGAGAAGTACATCTCCGGGGCTCGAGGCTCTATCAAAAATTTCTTACAAAAAGGTACCCATTTCCGAGCAAATTCTGCAGTTTCAGACAAGGCTTCGAACGTGAGCATGGAAGCACCATCATCTGAGATGTAGCATGAGATCTTATCAACCGGGTAGTCCATGGCCAAGATTGAAAGGATTGTGTTGGCTGTAACAAGAGGAGGTTCCTTCATGGGATCCACAGTACTGACAAAGACATCTACTGGAGCCAGTTGATTTGGTTCGCCTTCCCTCTCATACCTGTGTCAGTTATTAGTAAACCTCAGAATAGAACTTCAGGAGACATTTAACAGAAGAATTTTAATGTCAAAGTTCTTTGAAGTCTTAAATGTAATCCTTAAGCCCAAAGGAACATTGTCCTTTGGTTCAGGGTGATTTAGCAGTCCTGTACAGGCAAAAATCCACATGATGTGCTCTACAAATTACACCTGTAGCTATTTGATTGGAGCAGCACTTTCTTCAGTCACATATGCCATGGATCCTATCCAACTCAACTTCCAATAACCCCACCCATCAGTGTCAATAAAatatggagtatttttttttatatataattttacattatgttaacaaatgaaataatcaaatattatatacttCACACTAAATGGTTACCATTTATTTCAAACTTGAAATGGAGGGATTGCCATCAGAATGATCTCTATTGGATTATCAAGAACTTCTTTCCTATGGGGagaactcgtttgttttcacaattcctctcaattcatctcatctcatttaatcattacaatttttttaaatttctacacaaaataaaataaacaattcaactttttcaaattttaaaataaaaataatattaaaaaaatatattctaagaatattttatttaactttttaactttaatctcaactcatctcatctcatctcatctcatatgcaaAAACAAATGAATCCGGTTAAGCATcaagttctttcttttgtcaaaaaaagagacaaaaagaaCCGCTACAAGTACTTCTGTCAAACTCGTTGAGGCTcttgtcttctttcttctttctttttttcgtttCACTTTAGCCTTTTAATAAACCACTTggaaaatagtatatatatactaggctCTGTTACAGAACTTTTGGAAGAGAATCCGTTGTTACTGAAAAGAGTTTACCAAAAAGTCAGCTGTTCTACCTTCAACCCGTTTCTACAAAACACAAATTATGTAATTCTAGGttctatacatacatatatatatatatatacttgaatACAAATCGGTATACCTGAGAGAGAGACGATCAAGGTAGGTTTCACGATCAATGGGGAACCATTTCGGGAACTGATCAAGGATCCATGAAATTGCAAACCAAATTTCACAGATCACAGATGTTAACCAGAGCCCAAAGGCATCATGCACCGGATTCATTAGTCTATATCGGAGGAAAGCAGCCAAAACAACAAGCCGGGCCACAATCACCATCCGATAAGGATTGATTTTGCTAGAAGCAATCGGTACTTTTCTTGAGAGAGGCTGCCTAGCTTCATCTATCctgcatgatcatcatgatcatgatcagttaacatattatttctaaatgTTTGGATTATTTATCCTGCATGTATGGATGCAATTTCTCGTTTTAGGCCAAGGATTTGTATGAGAATAAATGGATCCAGTTGGATAATTTGGTACGCACATGGATTTGTCAGGGTCGTAGTCGTCTGGTTCAGGGCCCCCCAGGTTGCCTTGCTGCATTTTCCAGTCATCCATCCTCTCTTTCCAACCATCCTCTTTCTTTTGATCATGATCCCACCTTGCACTTCCTGCAATATTTTGCAAGAAAAGCTACTTCACAGAAAGTATATATCTTTTATCTTATTCGAAAGTTTAGAACAAAAACTTCAATTGATAAAGGTGGAAAGAAAGGTGACTCTGAGGACTTTGACTTCAGAAATTTGAGTATTATCAATTTATCAGGGGTGTAATTGCAGCACCCAACAAATTAGTTTTGCCAAAAGATAGTATAGCTAGACTTCCCTCTGCTTTTTGAGTTGAGGAGTTGCATGAAATATCAGAAAGTTCAGCaatattaaatactcaataaatattgtaggaaTCACTTTGTGCATATCATCTCTGATTTCCTACTTAAAACCCTCGATCAAGTTCAAACAAGAACTTGAGAAGATCTTGATTCGGGTTTCTCATATGGATCGCAAGAAAGTTACAAAGATCCTACATATAATAGTGGGATTCTGGGAAGAGTAGTGATACCTACCAGATTCAGAAACTGGATATGGGTGCACTCGTTTATGCAACGAAGAAGATAGCGCGTTCTCTCCATGCGCATGAGATGATATAGGAAATTCACCGCTCACCTGCATGCGTGCATgcaaacagatttttttttttttcaacttgttTATAGTACTGTTTGATCGAAAATTATCTGATATCTGAGCAAAAAGCAACAATCTTGGATTCATTTTAAGCATTTCAACGATAAACATGAGCGTTTTTCCCTTACCGGTCGCGACCTAGAACCAGAAATAATTGGTGGGAAGTGAGCATTTTCATCGTCTTCTGGGCCTCTTCCATAGCTCATCTTACCATGAAGCATCGCTTCTGCAATCTGGTTATGCTTGTTGCGCTCATCCTCGATTTTGAATTCGTGCTCAATGTCATCAACatcctcttcatcatcatctcccTCAACCCTCGGACTCCCTTCACAATATTTccaaaatattgaaaaacaaagtttaaaaaaaattaccaatatatataagtttgctGTCTTCTTTGCCATTGTAATTTGTAAACTTAACACGttcatgtgcatgttttgtaATACCTTTGAGACGCTTGTATCTGGTCCTGCACTGAGGACAAAGCTGGCTCCCTTCTCTCCTCTCATACTCATAGCATGGCCGGCACACCGGAAAACCGCACTCATTGCAGGCCACAAACAGGTCTCCATCCACTGTAACCCCCACGTCATCGCCGCAAATCTCACAGACTTGGCCATCCAAGTTCCTCAAGGGCTTGTGCTGCAACAAAACCACAAAAACCAAGATACATGTACTTGCATTAGccacatacatatatagatatacaaaCTGATCGACTAAAACCAAAACTTCTTTGCTCCATGTTTGTTACTACTCTCTCGATGGTTGGTTAATTTACCTCTTCATGGCCATGAATGACAACGAGCTCGTTGCGGTTGTGAGACCCGGCGACAAGTCCGGCGCTGGCTTccatggtggccggtggtggtgTGGGAGAAAGATGAACTGAAAGTGAGGTGGTGAGGGGGGGATGGCTTTCTTTTTTATGAATGAAGGGGTCGGAGGGCATAAGAGCTTTAGTTCCTGATCTCTCACCTAATGCGTCCACATAAGGGTGTTGTTGTTGGTTGCAGGGTCTCCATTGCCATGAAGTGAAGCTTCCTCTATTTTTCAACTACCGTCTATGCCTTCAGTACCGCCAGGCTTTTTCCAACGACCACCTTATAGCTACAATACGTCCATTTTGTTTTAGATCGATtggatcatgtttttaaaaaatataaaaaataaaattctttatttcattaatttatatacatacacatgAATCACATTATTCAATATGTATTGAATGCATCATGTGCACCAGTTCACTAATTCCATATATATGGCATCTCCGGACATGATCTTATGTGGTAATTTGGATCAACTTAATTAATTGATGTAGAATTATTACTACGTTGTATTTATATAGCCGTGTATATTAGttacaagattaacttgatcgAGGCAGAAATATGTTGCCCCATAACAAGAGATTTcagaaaagagagaatgagaaattaaatgattatttttgacgaattatttataataaaaatgattatttgtgataagaattgacttattttataaaaataattatttttataataaataactgaCCATGtataagcctttttttttttttttttttggtagcatgcatgcatgtttcctAGCTAGTGATCTTGTTGCCTAAGGTACGTACCTCACGAATAGGATGAACCTCAAATgaaccaaaaattaattttatatatatatatatatatatatttggtgaaAAGTGGgaagcttgatttttttttcaaacatgatTTTGCCActtatttcaagaaaaaatttcaaaacatagaaCAATAATACAATCTCGTTTAATTTCTTAGTATCAGCCTAAAgatctgtctctctctttttctttttctttttcttttttccctctgATCCCTTTTTAATTTAGGCACCCAGCCAATTTTAAAGAGACCGTAAGTCTCACTCTATACATCTTTTTCTAGTTTATTTAAACACTATATATTTGTCTCCCTCtaccaatcttttttttttatttaattaaataatcttctttcttttcttttattattttgttctttactTCTGTATTCTTTTCAGAAATACAAAACATCGatgctttatatataaaagattaaaaaatatatatctagcCTGACTACGTACGCAAGTATATTATGGCTAACCTGTAGTATACAGAAGCCACAAATAATGTTTATTTGTTTAGTGAGCTAGTTTGATTagggtgattt
Coding sequences within it:
- the LOC108993161 gene encoding cellulose synthase A catalytic subunit 7 [UDP-forming], with translation MEASAGLVAGSHNRNELVVIHGHEEHKPLRNLDGQVCEICGDDVGVTVDGDLFVACNECGFPVCRPCYEYERREGSQLCPQCRTRYKRLKGSPRVEGDDDEEDVDDIEHEFKIEDERNKHNQIAEAMLHGKMSYGRGPEDDENAHFPPIISGSRSRPVSGEFPISSHAHGENALSSSLHKRVHPYPVSESGSARWDHDQKKEDGWKERMDDWKMQQGNLGGPEPDDYDPDKSMIDEARQPLSRKVPIASSKINPYRMVIVARLVVLAAFLRYRLMNPVHDAFGLWLTSVICEIWFAISWILDQFPKWFPIDRETYLDRLSLRYEREGEPNQLAPVDVFVSTVDPMKEPPLVTANTILSILAMDYPVDKISCYISDDGASMLTFEALSETAEFARKWVPFCKKFLIEPRAPEMYFSEKIDYLKDKVQPTFVKERRAMKREYEEFKVRINALVAKATKIPPEGWIMQDGTPWPGNNTKDHPGMIQVFLGQSGGLDVEGNELPRLVYVSREKRPGFSHHKKAGAMNALIRVSAVLTNAPFMLNLDCDHYINNSKAAREAMCFLMDTQIGKKVCYVQFPQRFDGIDRNDRYANRNTVFFDINMKGLDGLQGPVYVGTGCVFRRQALYGYDPPKGPKRPKMVSCDCCPCFGRRKKQKYAKDGANIEEPSLQGMDDDKELLMSQMNFEQRFGQSAIFVTSTLMEQGGVPPSSSPAALLKEAIHVISCGYEDKTEWGLELGWIYGSITEDILTGFKMHCRGWRSIYCMPKRPAFKGTAPINLSDRLNQVLRWALGSIEIFFSHHCPVWYGYKEGKLKWLERFAYANTTVYPFTSLPLLAYCTLPAICLLTDKFIMPPISTLASLLFIALFMSIFATGILELRWSGVSIEEWWRNEQFWVIGGVSAHLFAVVQGLLKVLAGIDTNFTVTSKATDDEDFGELYAFKWTTLLIPPTTILIINIVGVVAGISDAINNGYQSWGPLFGKLFFSFWVIVHLYPFLKGLMGRQNRTPTIVVIWSILLASIFSLLWVRIDPFVMKTKGPDTKQCGINC